One Granulicella sp. 5B5 DNA window includes the following coding sequences:
- a CDS encoding response regulator transcription factor, translating to MASTVGLKHVLIVEDDVALARFLRRELERNNCSATTAHDAEVALNELGADHWDLMIMDLNLPKMDGMELLMRVRQLHPRVPVLVLTARSRAEDRVQALEGGANDCLSKPFSYKELLLRLGGLMRRETVTATTTRLGDLTINKDARRVMRGERRIDLTPREFAILEYLMENVGKAVSRAALMRDVWNLPLDATTNIVDVYMKYVRDKVDYEGAPKLIRTVRGVGYVLGGE from the coding sequence ATGGCTTCGACTGTTGGGCTGAAGCATGTACTGATTGTCGAAGACGATGTGGCGCTGGCACGCTTCCTGCGCCGTGAGCTGGAGCGGAACAACTGCTCCGCCACAACGGCCCATGACGCCGAAGTTGCCCTGAACGAACTGGGCGCCGACCACTGGGACCTGATGATCATGGACTTGAACCTGCCAAAGATGGATGGCATGGAGTTGCTGATGCGTGTTCGGCAACTGCACCCACGAGTGCCTGTGCTGGTGCTGACAGCACGCAGCCGCGCAGAGGATCGCGTACAGGCACTGGAGGGGGGAGCCAACGATTGCCTGAGCAAGCCGTTCTCGTATAAGGAGCTGCTGTTGCGTCTAGGAGGGCTGATGCGGCGGGAGACTGTGACCGCTACGACGACGCGCCTTGGCGACCTGACGATCAACAAGGACGCACGGCGTGTGATGCGCGGAGAAAGGCGCATCGATCTGACACCGCGTGAGTTTGCCATTCTTGAGTACCTGATGGAGAACGTGGGCAAAGCGGTGTCGCGCGCTGCCTTGATGCGGGATGTATGGAACCTGCCGCTGGATGCAACGACGAACATCGTGGACGTTTATATGAAGTATGTGCGCGACAAGGTGGACTATGAAGGCGCGCCCAAGCTGATTCGAACCGTGCGTGGTGTGGGTTATGTGCTTGGTGGAGAGTAG
- a CDS encoding flagellar motor protein MotB: protein MANDEQMIVIKKKGRHATHHGGAWKVAYADFVTAMMALFIVLWLLDSSKPIQNAVGGYFRDPHGTAEKRGTSFGGAGDAKVTKKEDMTRLKDAILASLRKMPGFDKLEKHVEFVMTPEGLRIELLEDAKGTFFENGSAEPKPPLVDVLKVLSVDIGKLPNQISIEGHTDAKPYAAAGGYSNWELSSDRANMARRLMEASGLRGEQVTQVRGYADRQLRHPDQPFDPSNRRVSVIVQYMEKNGKQLPLLLDEAHSVPKPDAAVVKK, encoded by the coding sequence TTGGCGAACGACGAGCAGATGATTGTTATCAAGAAGAAAGGCAGGCATGCCACCCACCACGGAGGCGCGTGGAAGGTAGCCTATGCCGACTTTGTGACGGCGATGATGGCGCTGTTCATCGTGCTGTGGCTGCTAGACAGCAGTAAGCCGATCCAGAATGCAGTAGGCGGGTACTTCCGCGACCCGCATGGCACGGCGGAGAAGAGGGGAACATCGTTTGGGGGAGCGGGCGATGCTAAGGTCACGAAGAAAGAGGACATGACCCGGTTGAAGGACGCGATCCTCGCATCTCTGCGGAAGATGCCCGGTTTCGACAAGCTGGAGAAGCACGTTGAGTTTGTAATGACGCCCGAGGGGCTGCGCATTGAACTGCTCGAGGATGCGAAGGGAACGTTCTTCGAGAACGGAAGCGCTGAGCCGAAGCCGCCACTGGTGGATGTGCTGAAGGTGCTGTCCGTGGACATTGGCAAGCTGCCGAACCAGATATCGATTGAGGGGCATACGGATGCGAAGCCGTATGCGGCTGCGGGAGGATACAGCAACTGGGAGCTTTCCTCCGACAGAGCGAACATGGCGCGACGTCTGATGGAGGCGAGTGGCCTGCGAGGTGAGCAGGTGACGCAGGTACGAGGGTATGCGGACCGGCAACTGCGCCACCCGGATCAACCGTTCGATCCCTCGAACCGACGTGTGTCGGTGATTGTGCAGTATATGGAGAAGAACGGTAAGCAGCTACCTCTGTTGCTGGACGAGGCGCATTCTGTTCCGAAACCGGATGCGGCAGTGGTGAAGAAGTAA
- the motA gene encoding flagellar motor stator protein MotA, whose amino-acid sequence MFSIVGILVVFGCVITGFLMEKGKLPVLLQPSELVTIGGAAVGTVLTANPMHILKKIVAGLMGCLKGSPYSKKRYTETLKMMFDVLSKARKEGAVAIEADVEEPEKSPIFAKYPAFVKDHHVRDFVCDTLRMGITGGVNAFDVDQMMDLDMEVHHHGASLPNLALTSMADALPGLGIVAAVLGIVVTMGSLGGPPEEIGKKVAAALVGTFLGILLCYGLVGPLAANMSKIVDEEHSYYAMLRVILLAFIKGTSPIMAVEMGRRAIPGHVRPSFAEVEKACRDRSGDATPIAQAA is encoded by the coding sequence ATGTTTTCGATCGTTGGGATTCTGGTTGTCTTTGGATGTGTGATTACGGGCTTCCTGATGGAGAAGGGAAAGCTGCCGGTCCTGTTACAGCCTTCGGAACTGGTGACGATCGGCGGCGCGGCGGTCGGCACGGTGTTGACGGCCAATCCGATGCACATTCTGAAGAAGATCGTGGCGGGGCTGATGGGGTGCCTGAAGGGCTCGCCGTACTCGAAGAAGCGCTATACCGAGACACTGAAGATGATGTTCGATGTGCTTTCGAAGGCGCGCAAGGAAGGAGCGGTGGCCATTGAGGCGGACGTGGAAGAGCCGGAGAAGAGCCCGATCTTCGCGAAGTATCCAGCGTTTGTGAAGGACCACCATGTGCGCGACTTTGTGTGCGACACGCTGCGGATGGGCATTACGGGCGGCGTGAACGCGTTCGATGTGGACCAGATGATGGATCTGGATATGGAGGTGCATCATCATGGGGCGTCGTTGCCGAACCTGGCGCTGACGAGCATGGCGGATGCGTTGCCGGGACTGGGCATTGTGGCGGCGGTGCTGGGCATCGTGGTGACGATGGGGTCGCTGGGCGGCCCGCCTGAGGAGATTGGAAAGAAGGTTGCAGCCGCGCTGGTGGGGACGTTCCTGGGGATACTGCTGTGCTACGGCTTGGTGGGGCCGCTGGCGGCGAACATGTCGAAGATTGTGGACGAAGAGCATAGCTATTATGCGATGCTGCGTGTGATCCTGTTGGCGTTCATCAAGGGGACCTCGCCGATTATGGCGGTGGAGATGGGGCGGCGCGCTATCCCGGGGCATGTGCGGCCGAGCTTTGCCGAGGTGGAGAAGGCATGCCGCGATAGAAGCGGCGATGCGACGCCGATTGCGCAGGCAGCGTAA